Proteins encoded in a region of the Aquila chrysaetos chrysaetos chromosome 25, bAquChr1.4, whole genome shotgun sequence genome:
- the PRR35 gene encoding proline-rich protein 35 isoform X1, with the protein MTPGLALLFPSLMFPANNPVNAQERLWKSPAPRLGGVWERWVPARGDSPHPVPPSSPQPPGPQQGPSWDRKGGRAGTQRFLGRCGKIHVPCPSVPTRSHLQAPATMSKDDVGCKLTSVYKHKERKPKKPHYIPRPWGKPYNYKCFQCPFTCMEKSHLYNHMKYSLCKNSLSLLIESDWPYKKGNLLHPELRLLHATETSRLRGRRDEQETCDSSAMSGGSVRIKQTSVRDSHEDKPMSGVEILPAEGAGEEGGPFQEEEEDVAGLLREMDAGEKKEKNEEAGCQGDPAEPEVNALVFGFKNKREKPCKEVEPDFIITDVFSLKNHVMKSREMASPDLDAKPKHCKVPKKCLASSGILMEQWKLVANGQRRNTSEVSPPCTDSNIIPCYPPPAYSDYHEPQGLNLSLLGINYPLNPSVFSYLSPTMANSATTHPHLAQLPFLASTAQLMHPHASHFQPLQSPERSAFLPRFYYPLLFEHTFSSTESKMSSSKPEAQQLVGSVMPTAPQAKPPSEPTKPGLLKVPVLKTSFPWSKGVREEPASELSHPAMLGQEEEEKWLSQEKESNPALGLNNLRKKPATDIYQNMVGMKDGTFAPSSIRKTELPVVTCLETSSPPGSSLKRKFTANGLDLIGPERLMPGKLSYQSSGSRANPGHIPKALDHWHTEVLTGQPEEPERGNDTEVLPSVGAGLDHGLCKQSRPQETFATMMDSEATTVLIGDLSKTLEEYQEVEKQLSDLAKEDTPGQKELRDQLVKIRRELYHIHQALEKATKPHEGPLDLSVKRSSEGLEKVQQAKKEPCNMSLGSEKLHGKDQGALNKCTATGEAGDGDGLPNCLLEAENKTIDLLIKMSRSESLRASSSEAHLGTVIKAEVLPLTMPLELRHVMEPYYSRTTKCEADSSVLLCSDGRSSTTQGPQLPVTTEDGPLGCRAMQRSLSCSLPSETDAVCVHSPLHADP; encoded by the exons GGCACACAGCGGTTCCTGGGGAGGTGTGGGAAGATTCACGTGCCGTGCCCCTCTGTTCCCACAAGGAGCCATCTCCAGGCACCTGCCACCATGTCCAAGGACGACGTGGGCTGCAAGCTGACCTCGGTCTACAAACACAAGGAGAGGAAGCCAAAAAAGCCTCACTACATCCCAAGGCCATGGGGCAAGCCATACAACTACAAATGTTTCCAGTGCCCCTTCACCTGCATGGAGAAGTCCCACCTCTACAACCACATGAAGTACAGCCTGTGCAAGaactccctctccctcctcatcGAGTCCGACTGGCCCTACAAGAAGGGCAATCTGCTCCACCCGGAGCTGCGACTCCTGCATGCAACGGAGACCTCCCGCCTGCGCGGGCGGCGGGATGAGCAGGAGACCTGCGACTCCTCGGCCATGTCGGGAGGGTCAGTTAGGATCAAGCAGACCTCCGTCAGGGATAGCCATGAGGACAAGCCGATGTCAGGGGTGGAGATCCTGCCTGCTGAAGGGGCTGGTGAAGAAGGTGGCCCATtccaagaggaggaggaggatgttgCTGGCCTGTTGAGGGAGATGGATGcgggggagaagaaagagaaaaatgaagaggcaGGTTGCCAAGGTGACCCAGCTGAACCAGAAGTGAACGCTTTGGTCTTTGGTTTCAAGAACAAGAGGGAAAAGCCTTGCAAGGAGGTAGAGCCCGACTTCATCATCACAGACGTCTTCTCCCTCAAGAACCACGTCatgaaaagcagggaaatggCCTCCCCAGACCTAGATGCTAAGCCAAAGCATTGCAAAGTGCCAAAGAAATGCCTGGCCAGCAGCGGGATCCTCATGGAGCAGTGGAAGCTGGTGGCAAATGGGCAAAGGAGGAACACATCTGAGGTCTCCCCACCTTGTACTGACAGCAACATCATCCCATGCTACCCGCCTCCAGCCTACAGTGACTACCACGAACCTCAGGGCCTCAACCTCTCACTGCTGGGTATTAATTACCCATTAAACCCCAGTGTCTTCTCCTACCTGAGCCCAACCATGGCCAACAGTGCTACAACTCACCCACACTTGGCTCAGCTGCCCTTCCTGGCCTCCACGGCCCAGCTGATGCATCCACATGCCTCCCACTTCCAGCCTCTGCAGAGCCCTGAGCGCTCAGCCTTCCTTCCCCGCTTCTACTACCCCTTGCTTTTCGAGCACACCTTCAGCTCCACTGAAAGCAAGATGTCGTCCAGTAAGCCAGAAGCCCAGCAGCTGGTGGGCTCTGTCATGCCCACAGCGCCCCAAGCCAAACCTCCCAGTGAGCCAACCAAACCAGGGCTGCTGAAGGTACCAGTTCTGAAGACAAGTTTTCCTTGGTCCAAAGGTGTCAGAGAGGAGCCAGCCTCCGAGCTCAGCCACCCTGCCATGCTGgggcaggaagaagaggagaaatggcTGTCCCAAGAGAAGGAGAGCAACCCAGCTTTGGGCCTCAACAACCTACGCAAAAAGCCAGCCACTGACATCTACCAAAACATGGTGGGGATGAAGGACGGCACTTTTGCCCCCAGCAGCATCCGGAAGACAGAGTTACCGGTGGTGACCTGTCTGGAGACCAGCAGCCCTCCAGGCAGCTCTCTGAAGAGGAAGTTCACTGCCAATGGTCTGGACTTGATAGGACCCGAAAGACTGATGCCTGGAAAACTCAGCTACCAGAGCAG TGGTTCAAGGGCCAACCCTGGCCACATCCCCAAGGCCCTGGACCACTGGCACACGGAGGTCCTCACAGGCCAGCCTGAGGAACCGGAGAGGGGCAATGACACTGAAGTTCTTCCCTCTGTGGGTGCTGGCCTAGACCACGGTCTCTGCAAGCAGAGCAGACCCCAAGAGACTTTTGCCACCATGATGGACTCTGAGGCCACAACCGTGCTTATTGGGGACCTGTCCAAAACCTTAGAAGAGTACCAAGAGGTGGAGAAGCAACTGTCTGATCTGGCAAAGGAGGACACCCCTGGGCAAAAAGAGCTGAGGGACCAGCTGGTCAAAATCCGAAGGGAGCTCTACCACATCCACCAGGCACTGGAGAAAGCCACCAAACCCCATGAGGGGCCTCTGGACCTCTCGGTGAAGAGATCCTCTGAAGGTCTGGAGAAGGTCCAGCAGGCCAAGAAGGAGCCCTGCAACATGAGCCTGGGAAGTGAGAAGCTCCATGGCAAAGACCAAGGGGCCCTCAACAAATGTACGGCCACCGGGGAGGCGGGAGATGGGGACGGGCTGCCAAACTGCCTCCTTGAGGCCGAGAACAAAACCATCGACCTGCTGATCAAGATGAGCCGCTCCGAGAGCCTCCGGGCATCCTCGTCCGAGGCCCACCTGGGCACTGTGATCAAGGCTGAGGTCCTGCCGCTCACCATGCCCCTGGAGCTCCGGCACGTGATGGAGCCCTACTACAGCCGTACCACCAAGTGCGAGGCAGACTCCAGCGTCCTGCTCTGCTCCGATGGCAGATCCAGCACCACCCAGGGCCCTCAGCTCCCAGTCACCACTGAGGATGGGCCCCTGGGCTGCCGGGCCATGCAGCGctccctctcctgcagccttCCCAGCGAGACAGACGCGGTGTGTGTCCACAGCCCTCTGCATGCCGACCCCTAA
- the PRR35 gene encoding proline-rich protein 35 isoform X2, whose product MSKDDVGCKLTSVYKHKERKPKKPHYIPRPWGKPYNYKCFQCPFTCMEKSHLYNHMKYSLCKNSLSLLIESDWPYKKGNLLHPELRLLHATETSRLRGRRDEQETCDSSAMSGGSVRIKQTSVRDSHEDKPMSGVEILPAEGAGEEGGPFQEEEEDVAGLLREMDAGEKKEKNEEAGCQGDPAEPEVNALVFGFKNKREKPCKEVEPDFIITDVFSLKNHVMKSREMASPDLDAKPKHCKVPKKCLASSGILMEQWKLVANGQRRNTSEVSPPCTDSNIIPCYPPPAYSDYHEPQGLNLSLLGINYPLNPSVFSYLSPTMANSATTHPHLAQLPFLASTAQLMHPHASHFQPLQSPERSAFLPRFYYPLLFEHTFSSTESKMSSSKPEAQQLVGSVMPTAPQAKPPSEPTKPGLLKVPVLKTSFPWSKGVREEPASELSHPAMLGQEEEEKWLSQEKESNPALGLNNLRKKPATDIYQNMVGMKDGTFAPSSIRKTELPVVTCLETSSPPGSSLKRKFTANGLDLIGPERLMPGKLSYQSSGSRANPGHIPKALDHWHTEVLTGQPEEPERGNDTEVLPSVGAGLDHGLCKQSRPQETFATMMDSEATTVLIGDLSKTLEEYQEVEKQLSDLAKEDTPGQKELRDQLVKIRRELYHIHQALEKATKPHEGPLDLSVKRSSEGLEKVQQAKKEPCNMSLGSEKLHGKDQGALNKCTATGEAGDGDGLPNCLLEAENKTIDLLIKMSRSESLRASSSEAHLGTVIKAEVLPLTMPLELRHVMEPYYSRTTKCEADSSVLLCSDGRSSTTQGPQLPVTTEDGPLGCRAMQRSLSCSLPSETDAVCVHSPLHADP is encoded by the exons ATGTCCAAGGACGACGTGGGCTGCAAGCTGACCTCGGTCTACAAACACAAGGAGAGGAAGCCAAAAAAGCCTCACTACATCCCAAGGCCATGGGGCAAGCCATACAACTACAAATGTTTCCAGTGCCCCTTCACCTGCATGGAGAAGTCCCACCTCTACAACCACATGAAGTACAGCCTGTGCAAGaactccctctccctcctcatcGAGTCCGACTGGCCCTACAAGAAGGGCAATCTGCTCCACCCGGAGCTGCGACTCCTGCATGCAACGGAGACCTCCCGCCTGCGCGGGCGGCGGGATGAGCAGGAGACCTGCGACTCCTCGGCCATGTCGGGAGGGTCAGTTAGGATCAAGCAGACCTCCGTCAGGGATAGCCATGAGGACAAGCCGATGTCAGGGGTGGAGATCCTGCCTGCTGAAGGGGCTGGTGAAGAAGGTGGCCCATtccaagaggaggaggaggatgttgCTGGCCTGTTGAGGGAGATGGATGcgggggagaagaaagagaaaaatgaagaggcaGGTTGCCAAGGTGACCCAGCTGAACCAGAAGTGAACGCTTTGGTCTTTGGTTTCAAGAACAAGAGGGAAAAGCCTTGCAAGGAGGTAGAGCCCGACTTCATCATCACAGACGTCTTCTCCCTCAAGAACCACGTCatgaaaagcagggaaatggCCTCCCCAGACCTAGATGCTAAGCCAAAGCATTGCAAAGTGCCAAAGAAATGCCTGGCCAGCAGCGGGATCCTCATGGAGCAGTGGAAGCTGGTGGCAAATGGGCAAAGGAGGAACACATCTGAGGTCTCCCCACCTTGTACTGACAGCAACATCATCCCATGCTACCCGCCTCCAGCCTACAGTGACTACCACGAACCTCAGGGCCTCAACCTCTCACTGCTGGGTATTAATTACCCATTAAACCCCAGTGTCTTCTCCTACCTGAGCCCAACCATGGCCAACAGTGCTACAACTCACCCACACTTGGCTCAGCTGCCCTTCCTGGCCTCCACGGCCCAGCTGATGCATCCACATGCCTCCCACTTCCAGCCTCTGCAGAGCCCTGAGCGCTCAGCCTTCCTTCCCCGCTTCTACTACCCCTTGCTTTTCGAGCACACCTTCAGCTCCACTGAAAGCAAGATGTCGTCCAGTAAGCCAGAAGCCCAGCAGCTGGTGGGCTCTGTCATGCCCACAGCGCCCCAAGCCAAACCTCCCAGTGAGCCAACCAAACCAGGGCTGCTGAAGGTACCAGTTCTGAAGACAAGTTTTCCTTGGTCCAAAGGTGTCAGAGAGGAGCCAGCCTCCGAGCTCAGCCACCCTGCCATGCTGgggcaggaagaagaggagaaatggcTGTCCCAAGAGAAGGAGAGCAACCCAGCTTTGGGCCTCAACAACCTACGCAAAAAGCCAGCCACTGACATCTACCAAAACATGGTGGGGATGAAGGACGGCACTTTTGCCCCCAGCAGCATCCGGAAGACAGAGTTACCGGTGGTGACCTGTCTGGAGACCAGCAGCCCTCCAGGCAGCTCTCTGAAGAGGAAGTTCACTGCCAATGGTCTGGACTTGATAGGACCCGAAAGACTGATGCCTGGAAAACTCAGCTACCAGAGCAG TGGTTCAAGGGCCAACCCTGGCCACATCCCCAAGGCCCTGGACCACTGGCACACGGAGGTCCTCACAGGCCAGCCTGAGGAACCGGAGAGGGGCAATGACACTGAAGTTCTTCCCTCTGTGGGTGCTGGCCTAGACCACGGTCTCTGCAAGCAGAGCAGACCCCAAGAGACTTTTGCCACCATGATGGACTCTGAGGCCACAACCGTGCTTATTGGGGACCTGTCCAAAACCTTAGAAGAGTACCAAGAGGTGGAGAAGCAACTGTCTGATCTGGCAAAGGAGGACACCCCTGGGCAAAAAGAGCTGAGGGACCAGCTGGTCAAAATCCGAAGGGAGCTCTACCACATCCACCAGGCACTGGAGAAAGCCACCAAACCCCATGAGGGGCCTCTGGACCTCTCGGTGAAGAGATCCTCTGAAGGTCTGGAGAAGGTCCAGCAGGCCAAGAAGGAGCCCTGCAACATGAGCCTGGGAAGTGAGAAGCTCCATGGCAAAGACCAAGGGGCCCTCAACAAATGTACGGCCACCGGGGAGGCGGGAGATGGGGACGGGCTGCCAAACTGCCTCCTTGAGGCCGAGAACAAAACCATCGACCTGCTGATCAAGATGAGCCGCTCCGAGAGCCTCCGGGCATCCTCGTCCGAGGCCCACCTGGGCACTGTGATCAAGGCTGAGGTCCTGCCGCTCACCATGCCCCTGGAGCTCCGGCACGTGATGGAGCCCTACTACAGCCGTACCACCAAGTGCGAGGCAGACTCCAGCGTCCTGCTCTGCTCCGATGGCAGATCCAGCACCACCCAGGGCCCTCAGCTCCCAGTCACCACTGAGGATGGGCCCCTGGGCTGCCGGGCCATGCAGCGctccctctcctgcagccttCCCAGCGAGACAGACGCGGTGTGTGTCCACAGCCCTCTGCATGCCGACCCCTAA